GCGCCGGAAGGCTGGACCACATCGCGTTCACGAAGCCGCCGTTTCGCCCGCTCGGCCCGGCACCGCAGCGGTCGGCCTCCAGCAAGACCACGCGAGCGTCGGGGTGGAGCTCGCTGACGAACCACGCCGCCCACATCCCCGTGTATCCGCCACCCACCACCACCAGGTCGGCGGTCACGTCCCCCTCCAGCGTCGGAAGACCCGTGGGGGGCCCCGCCTCCTTGAGCCACCAACCCCGGGTTGTGTGCTCAGTGGGCACGCTCACCGCGGTCGCCGGCGAGAAGCTCCAGCGAGCTCAGCGAGGGGACTCGGCGGCGCGCTTCTCGTGGAGCTCGATCAGCTCGCGCTGGACATTCCGGGGTCTGTCGTCCGGCCGCCGCCGCGTCCAGCTTCCGTCAGACCCCAGGACCCACGCGTTGGTGTTGTCGGCCAGTGACCGATCCAGCGCGTCGAGGACCTCGGCTCGGATCCTGGACTCCTCGACCGGGGTGACGAGCTCGACGCGGTTGTAGAGGTTGCGGGGCATCAGGTCAGCCGACCCGATGTAGACGCGTTCTGGCTCCCCGGCCCGCTCGAACGAGAAGACCCGCGAATGCTCCAGGAAGCGGCCGACGACCGAGACCACCTCGATGTTGTCCGAGACGCCGGGGATCCCGGGGCGCAGCGCGCAGATCCCGCGCACGTTGAGCTCCACTCGGACTCCTGCCTGCGAGGCCCGGTAGAGAGCCCGGATCGATGGGGCATCGAGAAGCGCGTTCATCTTCATCCGGATCCGGGCCGACCGGTCCGGTGAGTGCGACTCGATGGTGTGCTCGATCTCGCGCAGGATCCCCTCCTTGAGATTGAAGGGGGCAACCAGAACCCTGCGGTAGCCGCGCGGGCGCGAGTAGCCCGTCAGGTAGTTGAACATCTCGGCGAGGTCGGCGCCGATCTCGGGGTCGGCCGTGAACAGGCCGAGGTCGGTGTACAGGCGGGCGGTCTTCGGGTTGTAGTTGCCCGTGCCGATGTGCGCGTAGTGACGCACCCCGTCGCCCTCCCGACGGACGATCAGGATGCACTTCGCGTGGCTCTTCAGTGCCGGTAGCCCGTAGACCACGTGCACGCCCGCCTCCTCAAGCTTCTTCGCCCACCTGATGTTCGCCTGCTCGTCGAAGCGCGCCTTCAGCTCCACCATGCAGACCGCCTGCTTGCCGCGTTCCGCCGCCTCGATCAGCGACGGAACCAGCGGGGAGTCGGCGCTCGTCCGGTACACGGTCTGCTTGATCGCCAGCACGTCCGGATCGTCAACCGCCTGCTTGACGAAGCGCTCCACCGATGTGCCGAAGGAGTCATACGGATGGTGGACCAGGATTTCGCCCTCCCGGATCGCGGCGAAGACGTCGGCCTCCGCCCCGTCCTCGCCGAGGAGCCGGGCCTGCGTGACGGGGGTGTGGGGCGGGTCTCGCAACTCGCTGAAGCCGCGCAGGCCGGCGACGTCCCATAGATCCGAGAGGTCGAGCGGGCCCTCGGTCTCATACAACTGTCGCTCGTCGATCCGCAGCGCGCTGCGGAGCTGCTCGCGCAGCTTCGCGCTCATCGCCTGATCGACCTCCAACCGCACGACCTCCCCGAAGCGGCGCCGGCGAAGCTCCTCCTCGACCGCCTGCAGCAGGTCGTCGGCCTCATCGGAGACGTCGTAGTCGGTGTCGCGCGTGACCCGGAAGAAGGAATGGTCCCTGATCTCCATGCCCGGGAACAGCGAGCCCAGGTTCGCGGCGATCACGTCCTCGAGCGGAACCAGGGTCGTCCCACCCTCTCCGATTCGCACAAAGCGCCCCAGGAGCTCCTTAGGCACCTTCACCCGCGCGAGTACCTCCGTGCCCTGGTCGGCGTCGTGGAGCGTGACAGCGAGGCTCAACGAGAGGTTCGAGATGTACGGGAAGGGACGGCCGAGGCCGATGGCCAACGGGGTCAGGGCCGGGAAGAT
The Solirubrobacterales bacterium DNA segment above includes these coding regions:
- the ppk1 gene encoding polyphosphate kinase 1, coding for MNPKQAAEAATGAVELSGAPPYAPSTPDLEDASLYFNRELSWLDFNDRVLQLAEDPSVPLLERAKFCAIWESNLDEFYMVRVANLHDQLEAAVDARGADGMSTNDQIDAIRELVLGQRERLARCFERELRPALAEHGIRIISPQRASPAELEELDKEFERSIFPALTPLAIGLGRPFPYISNLSLSLAVTLHDADQGTEVLARVKVPKELLGRFVRIGEGGTTLVPLEDVIAANLGSLFPGMEIRDHSFFRVTRDTDYDVSDEADDLLQAVEEELRRRRFGEVVRLEVDQAMSAKLREQLRSALRIDERQLYETEGPLDLSDLWDVAGLRGFSELRDPPHTPVTQARLLGEDGAEADVFAAIREGEILVHHPYDSFGTSVERFVKQAVDDPDVLAIKQTVYRTSADSPLVPSLIEAAERGKQAVCMVELKARFDEQANIRWAKKLEEAGVHVVYGLPALKSHAKCILIVRREGDGVRHYAHIGTGNYNPKTARLYTDLGLFTADPEIGADLAEMFNYLTGYSRPRGYRRVLVAPFNLKEGILREIEHTIESHSPDRSARIRMKMNALLDAPSIRALYRASQAGVRVELNVRGICALRPGIPGVSDNIEVVSVVGRFLEHSRVFSFERAGEPERVYIGSADLMPRNLYNRVELVTPVEESRIRAEVLDALDRSLADNTNAWVLGSDGSWTRRRPDDRPRNVQRELIELHEKRAAESPR